In uncultured Draconibacterium sp., one genomic interval encodes:
- a CDS encoding PepSY-like domain-containing protein, whose product MKQSVFMVAVLAVSLIACAQTPPQSVADTFNSKFSGATKVKWDQEEENGWEAEFIMDNSEISASFNDDGTWLETESEINETDLPTAVKAKLAMNYWGYEMEGVEKIEKPGFFGYEIAIEKGDEELEIQISDDCKIIRSKDIEEDED is encoded by the coding sequence ATGAAACAATCAGTTTTTATGGTTGCAGTGCTGGCAGTAAGTTTGATAGCCTGCGCACAAACTCCACCACAATCAGTCGCCGATACTTTTAATTCTAAATTTTCTGGTGCTACCAAAGTTAAGTGGGACCAGGAAGAGGAGAATGGGTGGGAAGCAGAATTTATAATGGACAACAGTGAAATATCAGCCTCTTTCAACGATGACGGAACCTGGCTTGAAACAGAATCAGAAATTAATGAAACCGATTTACCAACTGCTGTAAAAGCCAAACTTGCGATGAATTATTGGGGATACGAAATGGAAGGGGTTGAAAAAATAGAGAAACCTGGTTTTTTCGGATATGAAATTGCTATCGAAAAAGGTGATGAAGAATTGGAAATACAGATTAGTGACGATTGTAAAATTATACGTAGCAAAGATATCGAAGAAGATGAAGACTAG
- a CDS encoding TolC family protein: MKFSKLKTSILSAFFVFSLFYSGHSNAQTILKLEDCIQMAIHNSYQLQSDSLLSQSLQMLVKQEQSAYNPQISGSAGISGLFLSPYTFGQHYLQALADWDLGRFWHKTADIQQKQSEQQEAVIQQNKLEITGVITGLYLDVLQSQLEREILQSKIDYLSGHIEILTVLWKAGTIRQLDILQTQSSLNTVKEELMQKELVAEQAKYAIARLTGLNASEQFSLALITNELPLPAEVSQVPETWLENHPKAQILQKEYEKELLMKKDVQAGFMPHIQAFSGYTFDGDPTGDGNYFLLGLGATIPVFSWKKKDYKMREIDFTAEAIQTQKKNAERDLSIQFGQLLQQISRYRKIIDFQQEKIAAEREVAKVVELNYKAGLATNLDFLMAQQTLTETELNVNNVRNQYLKSVVAFWLLSGQTEEIKNIQP; this comes from the coding sequence ATGAAGTTCAGTAAATTAAAAACCAGTATCCTTTCTGCCTTTTTTGTATTTAGTCTATTTTATTCAGGGCATTCAAATGCACAAACAATCTTAAAGCTTGAGGATTGTATTCAAATGGCGATTCATAACAGCTACCAGCTGCAGTCGGATAGTTTGTTGAGCCAATCGCTGCAAATGCTGGTAAAACAGGAACAGTCGGCGTACAATCCTCAAATATCGGGTAGCGCCGGAATTTCGGGATTGTTTCTTTCGCCATATACTTTCGGACAGCACTATTTACAAGCCTTAGCCGATTGGGATCTGGGCCGGTTCTGGCATAAAACAGCTGATATTCAACAAAAACAAAGCGAGCAACAGGAAGCTGTTATTCAACAAAATAAACTGGAAATAACAGGTGTCATAACGGGACTTTATCTCGATGTGTTGCAAAGTCAACTGGAGCGGGAGATTCTCCAATCGAAAATCGACTATTTATCCGGTCATATTGAGATTCTTACTGTTTTGTGGAAAGCGGGTACTATTCGGCAATTGGATATTCTGCAAACGCAGTCATCGTTAAATACCGTAAAAGAGGAGTTGATGCAAAAGGAACTTGTTGCAGAACAGGCTAAATACGCCATTGCACGGTTAACCGGCTTGAATGCATCGGAACAGTTTTCGCTGGCACTGATTACCAATGAGTTGCCTTTGCCGGCCGAAGTGAGTCAGGTGCCCGAAACATGGCTTGAAAACCATCCGAAGGCTCAGATCCTTCAGAAAGAATATGAAAAGGAACTGCTCATGAAAAAAGATGTTCAGGCTGGTTTTATGCCACATATTCAGGCATTCAGCGGGTACACTTTTGATGGCGATCCCACCGGTGACGGCAATTACTTTTTACTTGGACTTGGGGCAACCATACCCGTTTTTTCATGGAAAAAGAAGGATTACAAGATGCGCGAAATTGATTTTACGGCAGAAGCAATTCAAACTCAAAAGAAAAATGCCGAGCGCGATCTATCCATCCAATTCGGGCAGCTTCTTCAACAAATCAGTCGATATCGGAAAATTATCGATTTTCAGCAGGAAAAAATTGCAGCCGAGCGCGAAGTTGCAAAGGTAGTCGAACTGAATTACAAAGCCGGACTGGCTACCAACCTCGATTTTTTAATGGCACAACAAACACTTACTGAAACCGAGTTAAACGTGAATAATGTCCGAAACCAATACTTGAAGTCTGTGGTCGCCTTCTGGTTATTATCCGGTCAGACAGAGGAGATCAAAAACATTCAACCATAA
- a CDS encoding efflux RND transporter periplasmic adaptor subunit, protein MKLLLKIKLLIVLFVLLDVAGCQQQTQTEVAKTDAKITVKTAPVIRGDITDTISIFGELTLRQEAWLSSQFDGRLTEFSMLKGDKVKKGDRVGVIIPAGREALLQAADSIPEEFKPLLEQQEKSISLICPISGMVLQVMQHTGDVVSKGGHIAQIGDLSTLDVQGELPVQFLEMARKTKQLKVEFTNFSTSPLFLPIETFTGEVSKNQSLIVRLKLANPSLKYRPGMRVKICFPAPAHKDALLAPRQALVEEEGEYFLFTVDNGKVQKRKVNVGILKDNIVEILSGVDKNQQVAVEKAYSLKDNMEVITR, encoded by the coding sequence ATGAAATTACTACTCAAAATAAAACTGCTAATTGTGTTGTTTGTACTGCTTGATGTTGCGGGCTGCCAGCAACAAACGCAAACTGAGGTGGCAAAAACCGATGCAAAAATTACAGTTAAAACTGCGCCTGTAATCCGAGGAGATATCACCGACACTATTTCCATTTTCGGTGAACTTACACTACGTCAGGAGGCCTGGCTTTCTTCTCAGTTTGACGGTCGTTTGACTGAGTTTTCGATGTTAAAAGGCGACAAAGTTAAGAAAGGAGATCGGGTGGGAGTAATTATCCCTGCTGGCCGGGAAGCCCTTCTGCAGGCTGCCGACAGCATTCCCGAAGAATTTAAGCCGTTGCTGGAACAACAGGAAAAAAGTATTTCGTTGATTTGCCCTATTTCAGGAATGGTCCTTCAAGTAATGCAACACACCGGCGATGTCGTGTCAAAAGGCGGGCACATTGCTCAAATAGGCGATTTAAGTACCCTTGATGTTCAGGGAGAATTACCGGTTCAATTTCTTGAAATGGCCCGAAAAACCAAACAGCTAAAAGTTGAGTTTACCAATTTTTCCACATCTCCGCTGTTTCTGCCAATTGAAACTTTTACCGGTGAAGTTTCCAAAAATCAAAGTCTGATTGTTCGACTCAAGCTAGCTAATCCTTCCTTAAAATACCGCCCCGGAATGCGGGTGAAAATATGTTTCCCGGCACCGGCTCATAAAGATGCACTATTGGCGCCGCGGCAGGCACTGGTTGAGGAAGAAGGAGAGTATTTTCTTTTTACGGTTGATAATGGAAAAGTGCAAAAGCGCAAAGTGAATGTGGGAATTCTGAAGGACAATATTGTGGAGATCTTATCAGGAGTGGACAAAAACCAGCAGGTTGCGGTTGAAAAGGCCTATTCGTTAAAAGATAATATGGAAGTTATCACGAGATGA